Proteins encoded within one genomic window of Empedobacter falsenii:
- a CDS encoding sensor histidine kinase, with protein sequence MERDKKNLSFSKQKSILILLGFWLIYILFDYITIGLVNLTNGNSFFEAINLFASTMYIVQLITIFIIYFFIAPYFLKNINWKSILFSIICSFTTFIIVRYFIEQIITDFLFHKVNYFEGTTISFYIYDNLHYGSFIVFSSLFLWMTFHSIHTLKQNNIIEKEKKEAEINFLKSQINPHFLFNTLNNIYSLVSVNSPHSLKAIENLSAIMRFTTYETNKDKIEIEREIDYINQYLDLEQIRYGEKFYVEKEFLIENSKKLIHPYIISPLIENAIKHGVVKDINHPIKINLKTNSEYLEISVSNKINQHQKDETSGIGLTNLKKRLNYYFGNNYSFEIKNDYETFHIYLKIPLNDEN encoded by the coding sequence ATGGAGCGTGATAAAAAAAATTTAAGTTTCTCGAAACAAAAAAGTATACTTATACTTTTAGGGTTCTGGCTTATTTACATTCTGTTTGACTACATAACAATTGGATTAGTAAATCTAACTAACGGAAATTCATTTTTTGAAGCAATTAACTTATTTGCATCAACAATGTATATTGTTCAGTTAATTACAATTTTTATTATCTATTTTTTTATTGCCCCCTATTTTCTAAAAAATATCAATTGGAAATCGATATTATTCTCTATAATATGTTCCTTTACAACATTCATTATTGTTCGTTATTTTATTGAGCAAATTATTACAGATTTTTTGTTTCACAAAGTCAATTATTTTGAAGGAACAACGATTAGTTTTTACATTTACGACAATTTACATTATGGTTCTTTTATCGTTTTTTCGTCACTTTTTTTATGGATGACATTCCACTCAATCCATACACTAAAACAAAATAACATTATCGAGAAAGAGAAAAAAGAAGCTGAAATCAATTTTCTGAAATCTCAAATTAATCCTCATTTTTTATTTAATACCCTTAATAATATTTATAGTTTGGTGAGTGTAAATTCTCCTCATTCGTTAAAAGCTATCGAAAATTTGAGTGCAATTATGCGTTTTACAACCTACGAAACCAATAAAGATAAAATAGAAATTGAACGAGAAATTGATTACATCAATCAATACTTAGATTTGGAGCAGATTCGTTATGGAGAGAAATTTTATGTCGAAAAAGAATTTTTGATCGAGAATTCTAAAAAATTAATTCATCCATATATTATTTCGCCTTTAATCGAAAATGCAATAAAACATGGTGTTGTAAAAGACATTAATCATCCAATTAAAATCAATTTAAAAACCAATTCTGAATACCTTGAGATTTCCGTTTCAAATAAAATTAATCAACATCAAAAAGATGAAACTTCAGGAATTGGATTAACAAATTTGAAAAAAAGATTGAATTATTATTTCGGAAATAATTATAGTTTCGAGATTAAAAACGATTATGAAACCTTTCATATTTACCTAAAAATTCCATTAAATGACGAAAATTAA
- the rpsR gene encoding 30S ribosomal protein S18, with protein sequence MAIDDLAKKAAGGSESEIRYLSPLDIETQSNSKYCRFKKFGIKYVDYKDADFLIQFVNEQGKILPRRYTGTSLKYQRKVSKAIKRARHLALMPFIGDQLK encoded by the coding sequence ATGGCAATTGACGATTTAGCAAAAAAAGCAGCTGGAGGTAGCGAATCAGAAATCCGTTATTTATCTCCTTTAGATATCGAAACACAATCAAACTCAAAATATTGTCGTTTCAAAAAATTTGGAATCAAATACGTTGACTATAAAGACGCTGATTTCTTAATTCAATTCGTGAATGAGCAAGGTAAAATTTTACCTCGTCGTTACACAGGAACATCTTTAAAATACCAAAGAAAAGTTTCTAAAGCGATCAAAAGAGCTCGTCACTTAGCATTAATGCCATTTATTGGTGATCAATTAAAATAA
- a CDS encoding LytR/AlgR family response regulator transcription factor produces MTKIKCIILDDEPLAVELLKKHASENENLIVSLATTEVFEAIDFLKNNKVDLIFTDIQMPELTGIQLMKILDHSQKFIVTTAYQDYALESFNFHVVDYLLKPITKDRFDSSVKKYVDFFQTTSTKNQSTYLFVKADGKQVKINFSDLIYIEGLKDYIRIHTKTEKLLVLETMKSFEEKLPNHFKRIHRSYIINLDFLTSIDGNSVYLNQKIVPIGETYRKEMKDFG; encoded by the coding sequence ATGACGAAAATTAAGTGTATTATTTTAGACGATGAACCTTTGGCTGTTGAATTATTAAAAAAACACGCTTCTGAAAATGAAAATTTAATTGTTTCACTTGCTACAACTGAAGTTTTTGAAGCAATTGATTTTCTCAAAAATAATAAAGTTGATCTTATTTTCACAGATATTCAAATGCCCGAATTAACAGGAATTCAATTGATGAAAATCCTTGATCATTCTCAGAAATTTATTGTTACAACTGCTTATCAAGATTATGCTTTAGAAAGTTTTAATTTTCATGTGGTTGATTATTTATTGAAACCTATTACGAAAGATCGTTTTGATTCGTCAGTAAAAAAGTATGTTGATTTTTTTCAAACGACATCAACTAAAAATCAATCGACTTATTTGTTTGTAAAAGCAGATGGAAAGCAAGTGAAAATTAATTTTTCGGACTTAATTTATATTGAAGGCTTGAAAGATTATATTCGAATTCATACTAAAACTGAAAAATTATTAGTCTTAGAAACTATGAAATCTTTCGAAGAAAAATTACCAAATCATTTCAAGAGAATTCATCGTTCGTATATCATCAATCTTGATTTTTTAACTTCAATAGATGGTAATTCTGTTTATCTCAATCAGAAAATTGTACCAATTGGAGAAACATACAGAAAAGAAATGAAGGATTTTGGCTAA
- the aroC gene encoding chorismate synthase has product MNTFGRLFKISTFGESHGVAIGGVIDGVPSGIELDFDWIQAQLDRRKPGQSAIVTQRKEPDTVQFLSGIFEGKTTGASIGFIIPNDNQKSHDYDHIKGVFRPSHADFTYETKYGVRDHRGGGRTSARETANWVVGGAVAKHVIPNINITAYVSGVGELKLDNDYSTLDFSKIEDTAVRCPDLEMAEKMIDRIKEIRKEGDTIGGEVTCVIQNVPVGLGEPIFDKLHARLGQAMMSINAVKGFEYGEGFASTSMKGSEMNDQFNQDGTTKTNYSGGIQGGVSNGMDIYFKVAFKPVATLMQEQTTLNADGEMVEMHGKGRHDPCVVPRAVPIVESLAAMVLADMLLIQRTRNI; this is encoded by the coding sequence GTGAATACATTCGGAAGACTATTTAAAATTTCAACTTTTGGCGAAAGTCATGGTGTAGCGATTGGAGGTGTAATTGATGGCGTTCCTAGTGGAATCGAATTAGATTTTGATTGGATACAAGCGCAATTAGATCGTCGTAAGCCAGGGCAATCTGCAATTGTGACACAACGAAAAGAACCAGATACAGTACAATTTCTTTCAGGTATTTTTGAAGGAAAAACAACAGGTGCTTCTATCGGGTTTATTATTCCGAATGATAATCAAAAATCTCACGATTACGATCATATCAAAGGCGTTTTTCGTCCTTCTCATGCCGATTTTACATACGAAACCAAATATGGTGTTCGCGATCATAGAGGTGGAGGAAGAACTTCTGCGCGCGAAACGGCTAATTGGGTTGTTGGTGGCGCTGTTGCAAAACATGTGATTCCAAATATCAATATTACAGCTTATGTAAGCGGAGTAGGTGAGTTGAAGTTGGATAATGATTATTCTACATTAGATTTTTCTAAAATTGAAGATACGGCAGTACGTTGTCCAGATCTAGAAATGGCAGAAAAAATGATTGATCGTATCAAAGAAATTCGCAAAGAAGGTGATACAATTGGTGGTGAAGTTACCTGCGTTATTCAAAATGTGCCAGTTGGTTTAGGTGAACCAATTTTTGATAAATTGCATGCTCGTTTAGGGCAAGCAATGATGTCGATAAACGCGGTGAAAGGTTTTGAGTACGGCGAAGGTTTTGCTTCAACATCAATGAAAGGTTCAGAAATGAATGATCAATTCAACCAAGATGGAACAACAAAAACCAATTATTCTGGAGGAATACAAGGTGGAGTTTCGAATGGAATGGATATTTATTTCAAAGTTGCTTTCAAGCCAGTTGCGACATTAATGCAAGAACAAACGACGTTGAATGCTGATGGCGAAATGGTAGAAATGCATGGAAAAGGTCGTCACGATCCTTGTGTTGTTCCAAGAGCCGTACCTATTGTAGAAAGTTTAGCTGCGATGGTTTTGGCTGATATGTTGCTGATACAACGAACAAGAAATATATAA
- the rpsF gene encoding 30S ribosomal protein S6: protein MTHYETVFILTPVLSDSQVEEAVNKFNDFVTANGGEIVAKENWGLKKLAYPIQNKRNGFYHLVEFKSDNNELVSQLEVAYKRDERVIRFLTVKLDKHGMDWAEKRRTKLKSNSNK, encoded by the coding sequence ATGACACATTACGAAACTGTTTTCATTTTGACTCCCGTTCTATCTGATTCTCAGGTAGAGGAAGCAGTTAATAAATTCAATGACTTTGTTACTGCTAACGGTGGTGAAATCGTAGCAAAAGAGAACTGGGGCTTAAAAAAATTAGCTTACCCAATTCAAAACAAAAGAAATGGATTCTACCACTTAGTAGAATTTAAATCAGACAATAACGAGTTAGTTTCTCAATTAGAAGTTGCTTACAAACGTGATGAGCGTGTAATCCGTTTCTTAACTGTGAAATTAGACAAACACGGTATGGACTGGGCAGAAAAACGTAGAACAAAATTAAAGTCTAACTCTAACAAATAA
- a CDS encoding DUF5694 domain-containing protein, whose product MKNLFIAIATFIGTMNLSAQTKYQFQTKFDDAIPVLNMGTFHMGYTPDASTTEFDENNQDNVRQIHEIAKQIAAFKPTIILVEQNPSRNKMLNKLFQDYLLNPKMKFENPNEVELLAYEVGRLSGSKKIYGINYQEDYLYMLGDLLKEQDDSITFKKYIEMFRNNESKNGVTKKDVKLKELLQYYNQPEFLDFSVAVNADLLTTVSVNGYPLGAEQAAKFYERNLWMFANMNNVPITKDDRIFVLMGATHTAFFKDFLRRSPKFKEVNTLDYLK is encoded by the coding sequence ATGAAAAACTTATTTATTGCAATTGCTACATTTATTGGTACTATGAATTTATCTGCTCAAACAAAATATCAATTTCAAACAAAATTTGATGATGCTATTCCAGTTCTTAATATGGGAACTTTTCACATGGGATATACGCCAGATGCAAGTACGACTGAATTTGATGAGAATAATCAAGATAATGTTCGTCAAATACATGAAATAGCGAAGCAGATTGCGGCTTTTAAACCTACAATTATTTTAGTTGAACAAAATCCTTCTCGCAATAAAATGTTGAATAAACTTTTTCAAGATTATTTACTTAATCCTAAAATGAAGTTTGAAAATCCAAACGAAGTTGAGTTATTGGCTTATGAAGTTGGGAGATTAAGCGGATCGAAGAAAATTTATGGAATTAATTATCAAGAAGATTATCTTTATATGCTTGGTGATTTGTTGAAAGAGCAAGATGATTCGATTACATTCAAAAAATACATCGAAATGTTCCGAAATAATGAATCAAAAAATGGAGTAACAAAAAAAGATGTAAAATTAAAAGAGTTATTGCAATACTATAATCAACCAGAATTTTTAGATTTTTCGGTTGCAGTTAATGCAGATTTATTAACAACTGTTTCTGTAAATGGTTATCCATTGGGAGCGGAGCAAGCGGCAAAGTTTTATGAAAGAAATTTGTGGATGTTTGCGAATATGAACAATGTGCCAATTACAAAAGACGATCGTATTTTTGTATTAATGGGAGCTACACATACGGCTTTCTTCAAAGATTTCTTACGACGTTCGCCAAAGTTTAAAGAAGTAAATACGTTAGATTATCTAAAATAA
- a CDS encoding 3-oxoacyl-ACP synthase III family protein, translated as MINSVITGSGHYLPNRIVTNEDFVNHEFYDESGNRLDKTGEEITRKFEEITEIRERRYVEDDLLNSDIATFAAKKAIEESGVNPEELDYIIVGHNFGDIDPVGHQIDIMPSISAKVKHNLGIKNLKCKPYDMTFGCPGWIESLILGHQFIQANIAKKVLVIGSDTLSRAVDPHDRSAMIFADGAGAVVLEAKEADYKYGIINHETLSYTGDELAYLTNGRSANPDYKGSIKTINMKGRKVYEFVLKNVPPAIKELLDETNLSITDIDKILLHQANAKMDHAMIERLYKLYGVAVPEKIDPMTVQFLGNTSVATVPTMFDLIKKGELAPHQFHANDTIILASVGATMNVNAVIYQFEK; from the coding sequence ATGATAAACTCTGTAATTACAGGTTCTGGACACTATTTACCAAATAGAATTGTTACGAACGAAGATTTTGTTAACCACGAATTTTATGACGAAAGTGGAAATCGTTTGGATAAAACTGGTGAAGAAATTACGCGTAAATTTGAGGAAATTACAGAAATCAGAGAAAGAAGATATGTAGAAGATGATTTATTAAATTCTGATATCGCAACTTTTGCAGCTAAAAAAGCAATTGAAGAATCTGGCGTTAATCCAGAAGAATTAGATTATATAATCGTTGGACACAACTTTGGAGATATTGATCCTGTTGGTCATCAAATTGATATTATGCCGTCAATTTCGGCAAAAGTAAAACACAATTTAGGAATCAAAAACCTAAAATGTAAACCTTATGATATGACATTTGGTTGTCCAGGTTGGATAGAATCATTGATTTTAGGACATCAATTTATTCAAGCAAATATTGCAAAGAAAGTTTTGGTAATCGGTTCTGATACGTTATCTCGTGCTGTAGATCCACATGATCGTTCTGCGATGATTTTTGCAGATGGAGCAGGAGCAGTTGTTTTAGAAGCAAAAGAAGCTGACTATAAATATGGAATCATCAATCATGAAACTTTAAGTTATACAGGTGATGAATTGGCTTACTTGACAAATGGACGTTCTGCAAATCCAGACTATAAAGGTTCAATCAAAACAATTAATATGAAAGGTCGTAAAGTTTACGAATTCGTATTAAAAAATGTTCCGCCGGCAATCAAAGAATTGTTAGACGAAACAAATTTATCAATTACTGATATTGATAAAATTTTATTGCACCAAGCAAATGCAAAAATGGATCATGCGATGATAGAGCGTTTATACAAATTATATGGTGTAGCTGTTCCAGAAAAAATTGATCCAATGACGGTTCAATTCTTAGGAAATACATCTGTAGCAACGGTTCCTACAATGTTTGATTTAATCAAAAAAGGAGAATTAGCTCCTCATCAATTTCACGCAAATGATACAATTATTTTAGCTTCTGTTGGAGCTACAATGAATGTTAATGCGGTGATTTATCAATTCGAAAAATAA